The Pseudomonas sp. LFM046 region GGTGCTCGCAAGCGCTATCAATCGAGCATACGTACCTTCCTGAATGTTTTGACCACAACCTGGCACAACGGCTCAACGTTTTTGCGCCGAGGTAACGGACGTGCAAGTCGGCGACTCCTGAAACACGAACGGCGCCCTAGGGCGCCGTTCGTGTTTCATCCGGTCCGTGTCACTCCACGGTCACCGACTTGGCCAGGTTGCGCGGCTGATCCACGTCGGTGCCCTTGAGCACCGCCACGTAGTAGGACAGCAGCTGCAGCGGGAGGGTGTAGAGGATCGGTGCCAGCGCGTCATCGATGTGCGGCATGGCGACCATGTGGGTGCCTTCGCCGTTCTCGATACCGGCCTCGCGGTCGGCGAAGACGATCAGTTGGCCTCCACGGGCGCGCACTTCCTGCAGGTTGGACTTGAGCTTCTCCACCAGTTCGTTGTTCGGTGCCACGGTGACCACCGGCATATCGGCGTCCACCAGGGCCAGCGGGCCGTGCTTGAGCTCGCCGGCAGGATAGGCTTCGGCGTGGATGTAGGAAATTTCCTTGAGCTTCAGCGAGCCTTCCATCGCCACCGGGTACTGGGCGCCACGGCCGAGGAACAGGGTGTGGTGCTTCTCGGCGAACAGTTCGGCCACCTTCTCCACGGTCTTGTCCATGGCCAGGGCCTCACCCAGGCGGGTGGGCAGGCGACGCAGTTCTTCTACCAGGTAGGCTTCGACACCCGCTTCCAGGGTGCCGCGTACCTGGCCCAGGGACAGGGTCAGCAGCATCAGCGCTACCAGCTGGGTGGTGAAGGCCTTGGTGGAGGCCACGCCGATTTCCGGGCCGGCCTGGGTCAGCAGGGTCAGGTCGGACTCGCGCACCAGGGAGCTGGTGCCGACGTTGCAGATGGCCAGGCTGGTCAGGTAACCCAGTTCCTTGGCATTGCGCAGGGCAGCCAGGGTGTCGGCGGTCTCGCCGGACTGGGAGATGGTCAGGAACAGGGTGTCGGGCTGCACTACCACCTTGCGGTAGCGGAATTCGCTGGCCACTTCAATCTGGCAGGGGATGCCGGCCAGACCTTCGAGCCAGTAACGGGCAACCATGCCGGCGTGGTAGCTGGTGCCGCAGGCGACGATCTGCACGTTGCGCACCTTGGCGAAGAGCTCCGCAGCGCGCGGACCGAACGCGTTCACCAGCACGTGATCAGCGCCCAGGCGGCCTTCCAGGGTACGTTGGACCACCTTGGGCTGCTCATGGATCTCTTTCAGCATGAAGTGGCGGTATTCACCCTTGTCGGCGGCTTCCGCACCTTCGTGGTACTGCACCTGCTCACGCTGTACGGCGTCGCCAGCCTGGGTCCAGATCTGCACGCTGTCGCGGCGGATTTCGGCGATGTCGCCCTCTTCCAGGTAGATGAAACGGTCGGTGACCTGGCGCAGGGCCAACTGGTCGGAGGCAAGGAAGTTCTCGCCCAGGCCCAGGCCGATCACCAGGGGGCTGCCGCTGCGGGCGGCCAGCAGGCGGTCCGGCTGGCTGGCGCTGATCACCGCGAGGCCATAGGCGCCGTGCAGTTCGGCGACCGCGGATTTCAGCGCGTCGCCCAGGTCAGGCAGGCTCTTCAGCTTGTGGTGCAGCAGGTGGACGATGACTTCGGTGTCGGTGTCCGAGGAGAAGACGTAGCCCAGGCCCTTGAGTTGTTCCCGCAGGGCCTCGTGGTTCTCGATGATGCCGTTGTGAACCACGGCCAGCTCATCGCCGGAGAAGTGCGGGTGGGCGTTGCGCTCGCAGGGGGCGCCATGGGTGGCCCAGCGGGTGTGGGCGATGCCCAGACGGCCAGCCAGGGGCTCTTCCGCCAGGGCCTGTTCCAACTCGGCGACCTTGCCGGCACGGCGACGGCGCTCCAGCGTGCCGTCGTTGGTGAAGACGGCCACGCCGGCGCTGTCATAGCCACGGTATTCGAGGCGCTTCAGGCCCTCGACCAGGATTGCGGTGATGTTGCGTTCGGCGACGGCGCCAACGATGCCACACATGGCTGTTCTCCTATCTCAATCAAGGCTCGCGCAGATCAGCTTGACCCCGCGCGCTGCTATCAGTTCGCGCGCTTCCGGGGCAAGGCGCTCATCGGTAATCAGGGTATGGATGCTGCTCCAGGGCAGCTCCAGGTTGGGAATGCGCCGGCCGACCTTGTCGGACTCGGCCATGACGATCACTTCACGGGCCACTTCGGCCATGACCCGCGAAAGGCCCAGCAATTCATTGAAGGTGGTGGTACCCCGTTGCAGGTCGATGCCATCGGCACCGATGAACAGCTGGTCGAAATCGTAGGAACGCAGCACCTGCTCGGCCACCTGGCCCTGGAAGGACTCCGAATGGGGGTCCCAGGTACCGCCGGTCATCAGCAGAACGGGTTCGTGTTCCAGTTCGCGCAAGGCGTTGGCCACGTTCAGAGAG contains the following coding sequences:
- the glmS gene encoding glutamine--fructose-6-phosphate transaminase (isomerizing); this encodes MCGIVGAVAERNITAILVEGLKRLEYRGYDSAGVAVFTNDGTLERRRRAGKVAELEQALAEEPLAGRLGIAHTRWATHGAPCERNAHPHFSGDELAVVHNGIIENHEALREQLKGLGYVFSSDTDTEVIVHLLHHKLKSLPDLGDALKSAVAELHGAYGLAVISASQPDRLLAARSGSPLVIGLGLGENFLASDQLALRQVTDRFIYLEEGDIAEIRRDSVQIWTQAGDAVQREQVQYHEGAEAADKGEYRHFMLKEIHEQPKVVQRTLEGRLGADHVLVNAFGPRAAELFAKVRNVQIVACGTSYHAGMVARYWLEGLAGIPCQIEVASEFRYRKVVVQPDTLFLTISQSGETADTLAALRNAKELGYLTSLAICNVGTSSLVRESDLTLLTQAGPEIGVASTKAFTTQLVALMLLTLSLGQVRGTLEAGVEAYLVEELRRLPTRLGEALAMDKTVEKVAELFAEKHHTLFLGRGAQYPVAMEGSLKLKEISYIHAEAYPAGELKHGPLALVDADMPVVTVAPNNELVEKLKSNLQEVRARGGQLIVFADREAGIENGEGTHMVAMPHIDDALAPILYTLPLQLLSYYVAVLKGTDVDQPRNLAKSVTVE
- a CDS encoding DeoR family transcriptional regulator; translated protein: MMTKRNTPQRRHAILALLEQQGEVSVDELAKAFATSEVTIRKDLTALEKNGLLLRRYGGAVPMPQELIGESSQPVSSYKLAIARAAVGCIREHARIIIDSGSTTAAMIPELGHRPGLVVMTNSLNVANALRELEHEPVLLMTGGTWDPHSESFQGQVAEQVLRSYDFDQLFIGADGIDLQRGTTTFNELLGLSRVMAEVAREVIVMAESDKVGRRIPNLELPWSSIHTLITDERLAPEARELIAARGVKLICASLD